The following are from one region of the Aspergillus chevalieri M1 DNA, chromosome 1, nearly complete sequence genome:
- a CDS encoding uncharacterized protein (COG:S;~EggNog:ENOG410PI2D;~TransMembrane:1 (o28-56i)): MTSSKGYGLYEPFDLLSTIHQTYSDSKIIVVACLASWLLCRLNFRFIWLVFILACCRTQYEVSIRRVERVIRDEVRRYHSRDTLQRGESVEWVNGIVGRLWHLYERRICDELVRYVNSELARKGAVEGNPQRVVIHNLEVIEQPLRINKVRVIPKPESPNFILEGEFSVNIQHPNAHQHLHFLDTPLLDMSIVHEHPDRKHHDMAVHVKQFTGSGTVQFEFDFESSRPHLLQPHFEIPEKPHMDCTIKTISHHHFPFHFAHHVDWRKVVERQIREGIHRVFHQPLPLPFNVLGEGLMLKIMTGLWYWHRYRDGEGWL, encoded by the coding sequence ATGACTTCCTCCAAGGGATACGGACTCTATGAACCGTTCGATCTTCTATCCACCATCCATCAGACCTATAGTGATTCTAAGATAATCGTGGTGGCTTGCCTGGCATCCTGGCTTCTCTGTCGTCTGAACTTCCGCTTTATCTGGCTTGTATTCATTCTCGCCTGCTGCCGGACTCAATACGAGGTCTCCATCCGCCGTGTGGAACGTGTGATCCGAGACGAAGTGCGCCGATATCATTCACGAGATACACTCCAGCGTGGCGAAAGTGTCGAATGGGTGAACGGCATTGTGGGCAGACTGTGGCATCTCTACGAACGGCGGATCTGCGATGAGCTCGTGCGATACGTCAACAGTGAACTGGCGCGGAAGGGAGCTGTTGAAGGCAATCCCCAACGAGTGGTGATACACAATCTGGAGGTCATTGAGCAACCGCTGCGCATCAACAAAGTCAGAGTCATTCCCAAACCGGAGTCGCCCAATTTCATTCTGGAAGGAGAGTTCTCTGTCAACATCCAGCACCCGAATGCACACCAACATTTACATTTTCTTGATACACCACTGCTTGACATGAGCATCGTCCACGAACACCCCGACCGGAAACACCATGATATGGCGGTACATGTCAAGCAGTTCACGGGTTCGGGGACGGTACAGTTCGAATTCGATTTCGAGTCATCCCGACCGCACCTTCTCCAGCCACACTTTGAAATCCCCGAAAAGCCGCACATGGACTGTACGATCAAAACGATCAGCCACCATCATTTCCCTTTCCACTTTGCGCACCACGTCGACTGGCGAAAGGTGGTTGAACGGCAAATTCGGGAGGGGATCCACAGAGTCTTCCACCAACCGCTCCCTTTGCCGTTCAACGTGCTGGGCGAGGGACTGATGCTCAAGATCATGACTGGTTTGTGGTACTGGCATCGCTACCGAGACGGTGAAGGCTGGCTGTGA
- a CDS encoding YoaK family protein (COG:S;~EggNog:ENOG410PKT1;~InterPro:IPR010699;~PFAM:PF06912;~TransMembrane:4 (i35-58o114-136i202-219o225-246i)), producing MPREEEPLLPRAQPKPTPRLAAYLKQEVSPHRGDLVLLLCYVITGLLDSSAFFIWGSFVSMQTGNTVYLGLGLAQADPDRRWVKSGLSIASFCAGSRLFGTFYRLCGPSARRRWALSASFLFQALLVGIAAVIVTLHRHHHLTAEEWRVLVPLCLVAFQSSGQAVTSRVLECRGLTSVVLTSVYCDLFSNSIGFNVEQRRRVAAILCLGLGTMLGGLWAKSPTGLSGALWTAVALKGGIGGAWMAWPGVA from the coding sequence ATGCCACGCGAAGAAGAGCCTCTCCTACCTCGTGCACAGCCCAAACCTACGCCACGCCTCGCCGCCTATCTCAAACAGGAAGTCTCACCTCATCGGGGCGATCTCGTTCTCCTTCTTTGCTATGTCATCACCGGACTCCTCGACAGCTCCGCCTTCTTCATCTGGGGCTCCTTTGTGAGCATGCAAACCGGAAACACGGTCTATCTCGGCCTAGGACTAGCACAAGCAGACCCCGACCGTCGATGGGTGAAATCCGGTCTCTCGATTGCCAGTTTCTGCGCGGGATCGCGGTTATTCGGCACGTTTTATCGTCTTTGTGGTCCGTCTGCACGACGGCGCTGGGCCCTCTCCGCGTCGTTCCTATTTCAGGCGCTACTGGTTGGCATTGCCGCGGTGATTGTTACACTGCATCGTCATCACCATCTTACCGCGGAAGAGTGGCGCGTTCTGGTTCCGTTATGTCTGGTAGCTTTCCAAAGCAGTGGTCAAGCGGTGACGAGCCGGGTTCTCGAATGCCGGGGACTGACTAGTGTGGTGCTGACGAGCGTCTACTGCGATCTTTTCTCGAATTCAATTGGTTTCAATGTCGAACAGCGGCGGCGTGTTGCGGCTATTCTATGCTTGGGGCTAGGCACCATGCTAGGGGGTCTATGGGCGAAGAGTCCTACAGGATTGTCGGGGGCATTGTGGACAGCGGTGGCTTTGAAGGGGGGAATTGGGGGTGCGTGGATGGCATGGCCAGGGGTTGCATAG